In Sphingomonas psychrotolerans, the following proteins share a genomic window:
- a CDS encoding NAD(P)/FAD-dependent oxidoreductase yields MSRYDIAIIGAGIAGASLAAEVAPHARVLLLEGEDRAGYHATGRSAAFWSETYGGPDIQPLTTASGPLLAAGGFLEPLGSLHLGRTAEQAQIETFLARFAGSGVALSAIDPREMLPGLRPEWTLGVYEPSCEYIDVGGLHAACLAATRRAGGALVLSAGLEAAAREDGRWLLETRAGRFEADILVNAAGAWADPIAAMAGARPLDIQPYRRTMLQLRTEPAPPQRCPHVAHIGGSFYFKPEAGGRLWLSPHDEIASDPCDAAPEELDVAIAIDRFEQVVDWRVAALEHKWAGLRSFAPDRLPVYGFDPTVEGFFWCAGQGGFGIQTAPAAAKLAAALLLGRAPDAEVARIDAERYSPRRF; encoded by the coding sequence GTGAGCCGATACGACATTGCCATCATCGGGGCAGGGATTGCCGGGGCCAGCCTTGCGGCCGAGGTGGCGCCGCATGCGCGCGTGCTGTTGCTCGAAGGCGAGGACCGAGCCGGCTATCACGCGACCGGGCGCTCGGCGGCATTCTGGTCGGAAACCTATGGTGGGCCGGACATTCAACCCCTCACCACTGCCTCTGGCCCGTTGCTGGCGGCGGGCGGCTTCCTCGAGCCGCTCGGCTCGCTGCATCTCGGCCGCACTGCCGAGCAGGCGCAGATCGAGACGTTTCTCGCCCGGTTCGCAGGCTCGGGCGTCGCGCTCAGCGCGATCGACCCGCGCGAGATGCTGCCGGGGCTGCGCCCCGAATGGACGCTCGGTGTGTACGAGCCGAGCTGCGAATATATCGATGTCGGCGGGCTTCATGCCGCGTGTCTCGCCGCCACGCGTCGGGCGGGTGGCGCGCTCGTTCTATCGGCCGGGCTGGAAGCGGCCGCTCGCGAGGACGGCCGCTGGCTGCTCGAGACCCGCGCCGGGCGCTTCGAAGCCGACATCCTCGTCAACGCCGCGGGCGCGTGGGCCGATCCGATTGCGGCGATGGCGGGCGCGCGGCCGCTCGATATCCAACCCTATCGCCGCACCATGCTCCAGCTGCGTACCGAGCCCGCGCCGCCGCAGCGCTGCCCGCATGTCGCGCATATCGGTGGCAGCTTCTACTTCAAGCCCGAGGCGGGCGGGCGGCTATGGCTGAGCCCGCACGACGAGATCGCCAGCGACCCCTGCGACGCCGCGCCCGAAGAGCTCGACGTGGCGATCGCGATCGATCGGTTCGAGCAGGTGGTCGACTGGCGAGTCGCCGCGCTCGAGCACAAATGGGCCGGGCTGCGGAGCTTCGCCCCCGATCGGCTGCCGGTCTATGGTTTCGACCCCACGGTCGAAGGGTTTTTCTGGTGCGCCGGGCAGGGCGGTTTCGGCATCCAGACCGCGCCTGCCGCGGCGAAGCTGGCGGCGGCGCTGCTGCTCGGGCGGGCGCCGGACGCGGAAGTCGCGCGGATCGACGCGGAGCGATATTCCCCGCGGCGGTTTTGA
- a CDS encoding type II and III secretion system protein family protein: MRTKTLLNRALGATVMAGMAMSLPAEVMAQSRQKARVANLPVGTQRPTREVLLSVGEGELITLPANVANVWTSNPGVADVYVANARQIHLYGKEFGEATIFATAASGAVVYSTSVRVAQNVTSIDRMMKAAMPEADITVTTVGQLAVLNGTVASPADSEQAQRFVLSALNPGVNVSDPGAQLKYMVMNRLKTATPLQVNLQVRFAEVSRSFMKNVGVNVTTRDQTSGFGFGVASGRNPGSFTAADLAQFPTATIPVPGGGTITGPYDPTTGQFINPRSTSVTNFAKGSDFSTLGLAGKLFGIDVLGAIDLGETIGQVTTLATPNLTALSGETATFLAGGEIPIPIAQGLGTTTIEYKQYGVSLAFTPTVLADGRISMRVRPEVSQLSSAGAVQFNGTSIPALTTRRSETTVELGSGESMVIGGLLQNSHNNSISKTPGLGDIPILGTLFRSNGFQRNETELVIVITPYLVKPVNANQIVLPTDGYRSPNDFERIIGGQLSGSSANGDRPKPMMAPPGGAVPAVGAFAPGQTMPAPIDRTNRPAQAAPAPSRPKKGATAAPGFGF, encoded by the coding sequence ATGCGCACCAAGACTCTCCTGAACCGGGCGCTCGGCGCCACGGTGATGGCGGGGATGGCGATGAGCCTCCCGGCCGAAGTGATGGCGCAATCGCGTCAGAAGGCGCGCGTGGCGAACCTTCCGGTCGGGACCCAGCGTCCGACCCGCGAGGTCCTGCTGTCGGTCGGCGAGGGCGAACTGATCACCTTGCCTGCCAATGTAGCCAATGTCTGGACATCGAACCCGGGCGTGGCCGACGTGTACGTCGCCAATGCGCGCCAGATTCACTTGTACGGCAAGGAATTCGGCGAAGCGACGATCTTCGCGACCGCCGCCAGCGGCGCCGTCGTCTATTCGACCAGCGTTCGCGTCGCGCAGAACGTCACATCGATCGATCGCATGATGAAAGCGGCGATGCCCGAGGCGGACATCACGGTCACCACGGTCGGTCAGCTGGCGGTGCTCAACGGCACGGTCGCCTCCCCCGCCGATAGCGAACAGGCGCAGCGCTTCGTGCTCTCCGCACTCAATCCCGGTGTCAACGTCTCTGATCCGGGCGCCCAGCTCAAATACATGGTGATGAACCGTCTCAAGACGGCGACGCCGCTGCAGGTCAATCTGCAAGTGCGCTTCGCCGAAGTGAGCCGCAGCTTCATGAAGAATGTCGGCGTCAACGTGACCACACGGGATCAAACCAGCGGCTTCGGCTTCGGCGTCGCCTCAGGCCGGAATCCGGGCTCGTTCACTGCGGCCGATCTCGCCCAGTTCCCCACCGCGACCATCCCGGTTCCCGGCGGCGGCACGATCACCGGCCCCTATGATCCGACGACCGGCCAATTCATCAACCCGCGCAGCACCTCGGTGACCAACTTTGCCAAGGGATCCGACTTTTCAACGCTCGGCCTTGCCGGAAAGCTGTTCGGCATCGACGTGCTCGGGGCAATCGACCTCGGCGAGACCATCGGTCAGGTCACCACGCTCGCCACGCCGAACCTGACTGCTCTATCCGGCGAGACGGCAACCTTCCTCGCCGGCGGCGAAATCCCGATTCCGATCGCGCAGGGCCTCGGCACGACGACGATCGAGTATAAGCAATATGGCGTCAGCCTGGCTTTCACGCCCACGGTGCTCGCCGACGGCCGCATCTCGATGCGCGTCCGGCCCGAGGTGTCGCAGCTATCCTCCGCGGGTGCCGTTCAGTTCAACGGCACCAGCATCCCCGCGCTCACCACCCGTCGCAGCGAGACCACGGTCGAACTCGGCTCGGGGGAGAGCATGGTGATCGGCGGTCTGTTGCAGAACTCGCACAACAACTCGATCAGCAAGACTCCCGGTCTTGGCGACATCCCGATCCTGGGGACGCTGTTTCGGTCGAACGGTTTTCAGCGCAACGAGACCGAGCTGGTGATCGTGATCACGCCGTATCTGGTCAAGCCGGTGAACGCAAACCAGATCGTGCTGCCGACCGACGGCTACCGTTCGCCCAACGATTTCGAACGCATCATCGGCGGACAGCTCAGCGGCAGCAGTGCCAATGGCGATCGACCCAAGCCCATGATGGCCCCACCCGGGGGCGCTGTGCCCGCGGTGGGTGCGTTCGCGCCCGGCCAGACGATGCCCGCACCGATCGATCGAACCAACCGGCCTGCCCAGGCCGCGCCCGCCCCGTCCAGGCCGAAGAAGGGCGCAACCGCCGCCCCCGGCTTCGGCTTCTGA
- a CDS encoding CpaD family pilus assembly protein: MLSRFTPLLFVPLALLSACGTNNHGLDSVYQPVVERNDYVFDVQTAGNGLAEGEGQRLAGWLGSMGLRYGDRIAVDEASQNDAVRNAIAAHADRYGLVLSDQAPVTVGEIRPGTARVVVTRTTASVPNCPDHSPDFQPDYSASTSANFGCATNSNLAAMIADPIDLVRGAPGSPLSDTATSAKAVNAYRRATPSGAGGAVKGDSAGGKQ; the protein is encoded by the coding sequence ATGTTGTCGCGCTTCACCCCCCTCCTCTTCGTCCCGCTCGCGCTGTTGAGCGCGTGCGGAACGAATAATCACGGCCTCGACTCGGTGTATCAGCCCGTCGTCGAGCGCAATGATTATGTGTTCGACGTGCAGACCGCCGGGAACGGGCTTGCCGAAGGCGAAGGCCAGCGTCTCGCCGGCTGGCTCGGGTCGATGGGGCTTCGCTACGGCGACCGTATCGCCGTTGACGAGGCCAGCCAGAACGACGCGGTGCGAAACGCGATAGCCGCGCACGCCGATCGCTACGGCCTGGTGCTTTCCGATCAGGCGCCGGTGACGGTGGGCGAAATCCGGCCGGGCACTGCCCGCGTCGTCGTCACCCGCACCACGGCCAGCGTGCCGAACTGCCCGGATCATTCGCCCGACTTCCAGCCGGATTATTCGGCCAGCACCAGCGCGAACTTCGGCTGCGCGACCAACAGCAATCTCGCCGCGATGATAGCGGATCCAATAGACCTGGTGCGCGGCGCGCCCGGCTCGCCACTTTCTGATACGGCAACCTCGGCCAAGGCCGTCAACGCCTATCGCCGCGCAACGCCGTCGGGAGCCGGCGGCGCCGTGAAGGGCGACAGCGCTGGAGGCAAGCAGTGA
- the cpaB gene encoding Flp pilus assembly protein CpaB, protein MDARKLILLVGALVVAAITAFMARSLVLGAPTPTAGAIPVAAPQSTTEVMVATRALPVGTILDATSFKYVAWPKELIEGAYYIKGESEPAKLQGTVVRFAITAGQPITQGALVKPGDRGFLAAALGPGMRAVTVPVSAQGANVSGFVFPGDRIDLMLTQTVSGGGDGPPLKASETILRNLRVLATDQRTDKQTDDKGNSVVVTFSTVTVEATPKIAEKLAVAQTVGQLSLSLRSIADNQGELEEAIANGDVDVPADGDPKKEKEMLARAAARPMEGRGGFATGADVSRFQRSTVPGKADDGAAKAVMAMPGYPGGAEKKKGPVVNVVRGSSATEVELGGNK, encoded by the coding sequence ATGGATGCACGCAAGCTCATTCTGCTCGTAGGCGCACTCGTTGTCGCTGCGATCACCGCGTTCATGGCGCGCAGCCTCGTGCTCGGCGCGCCGACGCCGACCGCCGGTGCGATTCCGGTCGCTGCGCCGCAGAGCACCACCGAAGTGATGGTCGCGACCCGCGCCTTGCCGGTGGGCACGATCCTCGACGCCACGTCGTTCAAGTACGTGGCGTGGCCGAAGGAGCTCATTGAGGGCGCCTATTACATCAAGGGCGAATCCGAACCCGCCAAGCTGCAGGGCACGGTCGTCCGTTTCGCAATCACCGCCGGGCAGCCGATCACCCAGGGCGCCTTGGTCAAGCCCGGTGATCGCGGCTTCCTCGCCGCCGCACTCGGGCCGGGCATGCGTGCCGTCACGGTTCCCGTTTCCGCGCAGGGCGCCAATGTTTCGGGCTTCGTCTTTCCGGGCGACCGTATCGACCTGATGCTCACCCAGACGGTCTCCGGCGGCGGCGATGGTCCGCCGCTCAAGGCATCGGAGACGATCCTGCGCAACCTGCGCGTGCTCGCCACCGATCAAAGGACGGACAAGCAGACCGACGACAAGGGCAATTCTGTCGTCGTCACTTTCTCGACGGTCACTGTCGAGGCGACTCCCAAGATCGCCGAGAAGCTCGCCGTCGCCCAGACGGTAGGCCAGCTCTCGCTGTCGCTGCGCTCGATCGCCGACAATCAGGGCGAGCTCGAGGAAGCGATCGCCAATGGCGACGTCGATGTGCCCGCCGACGGGGATCCGAAGAAGGAAAAGGAAATGCTGGCGCGTGCCGCCGCACGTCCGATGGAGGGCCGTGGCGGCTTCGCCACCGGCGCCGACGTGTCGCGCTTCCAGCGCAGCACCGTCCCCGGCAAGGCCGATGACGGCGCGGCAAAGGCCGTGATGGCGATGCCCGGCTATCCGGGTGGCGCAGAGAAGAAGAAGGGGCCGGTGGTCAATGTTGTCCGCGGCAGCAGCGCGACCGAAGTCGAGCTGGGGGGAAACAAATAA
- a CDS encoding acyl-CoA thioesterase yields MQGTALPYQFQIDVAREDIDFMGHVNNASYLKWVQEAVISHWRGLAPPDAVAGHLWVALKHEITYRRPAFLDDDVVATVLLEKVQGARAFYGTVIKRGTEVLAEVKSSWCCLDAETLRPARLTQNVIERFFPKSDD; encoded by the coding sequence ATGCAAGGTACTGCGCTTCCGTATCAATTTCAGATCGATGTCGCCCGTGAGGACATCGATTTCATGGGGCATGTCAATAATGCCAGCTATCTGAAATGGGTGCAGGAGGCGGTGATCAGCCACTGGCGGGGGCTCGCGCCGCCCGACGCGGTTGCGGGCCATCTCTGGGTCGCGCTCAAGCACGAGATCACTTATCGCCGCCCGGCTTTCCTCGACGACGATGTCGTCGCTACCGTGCTGCTTGAGAAGGTCCAGGGCGCGCGCGCCTTTTACGGGACCGTGATCAAGCGCGGCACCGAAGTGCTCGCCGAGGTCAAGTCCAGCTGGTGCTGCCTCGATGCGGAGACGCTGCGTCCCGCGCGTCTTACGCAGAATGTCATCGAGCGCTTCTTTCCGAAGTCCGACGATTAA
- a CDS encoding prepilin peptidase, whose protein sequence is MGDVFLTLLLSALGLLLVSAGIEDARSRNIANWKNAAIALLAPLWWWANGLGLWPDVAIQLCIASLVLTFFVGAYALGQMGGGDVKLLAALALWLPAQPLLGMLVLMSLVGGALTVVMLAERWTQLRGGITALPWRTIAPVALAFAILLALGWAGWPGFVALAASQPVFAGLGVMIVLGAIGVGLIGAMRAARRGGILPETPYGVAIAISTLLILREPIFNQFT, encoded by the coding sequence ATGGGGGATGTCTTTCTTACCTTGCTGCTGAGCGCGCTCGGCCTGCTTCTCGTCTCGGCCGGGATCGAGGACGCGCGCTCGCGCAACATCGCCAACTGGAAGAATGCCGCGATCGCACTGCTCGCGCCGCTCTGGTGGTGGGCCAACGGGCTGGGACTTTGGCCCGACGTGGCCATCCAGCTCTGCATCGCCAGCCTCGTCCTCACCTTTTTCGTCGGGGCCTATGCGCTGGGACAAATGGGCGGCGGCGACGTCAAGCTGCTCGCCGCATTGGCCTTGTGGCTGCCCGCACAGCCGCTGCTCGGCATGCTGGTGCTGATGTCGCTCGTCGGGGGCGCGCTGACCGTGGTGATGCTGGCGGAGCGCTGGACGCAGCTTCGCGGCGGAATCACTGCGCTTCCGTGGCGGACGATCGCGCCGGTTGCGCTCGCGTTCGCAATATTGCTCGCGCTCGGCTGGGCCGGGTGGCCCGGCTTCGTAGCGCTGGCCGCCAGCCAGCCGGTGTTCGCCGGACTGGGCGTAATGATCGTGCTCGGCGCGATCGGCGTGGGACTGATCGGCGCGATGCGCGCGGCGCGGCGCGGCGGGATCCTTCCCGAGACGCCGTACGGGGTGGCGATCGCCATTTCGACGCTGCTGATTCTTCGCGAACCGATTTTTAACCAGTTTACGTGA
- a CDS encoding YegP family protein, translated as MAHKFVIEQNKAGEYVAKFKHNAETIFWTEGYSSKASAKNAIESILKNGPAAPVEED; from the coding sequence ATGGCGCATAAATTCGTGATCGAGCAGAACAAGGCTGGCGAATATGTCGCCAAGTTCAAGCACAATGCCGAGACGATTTTCTGGACCGAAGGCTATTCGTCCAAGGCGTCTGCCAAAAACGCGATCGAATCGATCCTCAAAAATGGTCCGGCAGCGCCCGTCGAAGAGGACTGA
- a CDS encoding ABC transporter substrate-binding protein produces the protein MTARRDLLRLALGGGAALFAGCSPQHAEKRTDRIRLWVAPNDAEEGFWKLAVARWNASGMGLPVHFTTIPTAGSSEDTVLSALVAGTEPDLSTNIFSGFAVQLAALSQVEDLAAMPGYAELIAKRHMQAITAGWTQDGKVCALPIYSSPTLLWWRADLLEAHGLGAPPRTYDEVYRFCQSYARSRSRYGMQVVAGRSWADRWFDFISFYYAASGGRPYLEGARALYDNQPGLEAATFMDAMFRRGWTALDFDAEEPLVSGLAAGAVRGPWDVERFAKLYPQTLSRIEVGPMVARAASGGPGSTFSDSKGVVIFKTSLVAREAFAFLAWVLGEEDLNLLWLRRTGLSPARGDLLDNPRFADYYRTSPIARAYAEHVASARPPALSEHTIDIQKIMTAKLVEPLMTGQQRPAAALAQAVAQTNKMLAVRM, from the coding sequence ATGACGGCCCGGCGCGACCTGCTGCGGCTGGCGCTTGGCGGCGGCGCGGCGTTATTCGCCGGTTGTTCGCCGCAACACGCCGAGAAGCGGACCGACAGGATTCGTCTTTGGGTGGCCCCCAACGACGCGGAAGAAGGGTTCTGGAAGCTTGCCGTGGCGCGTTGGAACGCGTCGGGAATGGGGCTCCCCGTCCATTTTACGACGATCCCCACCGCGGGCAGCTCGGAAGATACGGTGCTCTCCGCGCTGGTCGCGGGCACCGAGCCCGACCTGTCGACCAACATCTTTTCGGGCTTCGCGGTCCAGCTCGCGGCGCTCAGCCAGGTCGAGGATCTGGCGGCGATGCCGGGTTATGCCGAATTGATTGCCAAGCGCCACATGCAGGCGATCACGGCAGGCTGGACCCAGGACGGTAAGGTCTGCGCGCTGCCGATCTATTCGAGCCCGACCTTGCTGTGGTGGCGCGCGGACCTGCTGGAGGCACACGGTCTCGGCGCACCGCCGCGCACCTATGACGAGGTCTATCGCTTTTGCCAAAGCTATGCCCGATCGCGATCGCGCTACGGCATGCAGGTGGTCGCGGGCAGATCCTGGGCGGATCGCTGGTTCGACTTCATTTCCTTCTACTACGCCGCTTCGGGCGGAAGACCTTATCTGGAGGGCGCGCGGGCGCTGTACGACAATCAGCCGGGGCTCGAGGCGGCGACGTTCATGGATGCCATGTTCCGCCGCGGCTGGACGGCGCTGGACTTCGACGCCGAGGAACCGCTGGTTTCGGGTCTCGCGGCCGGTGCAGTGCGCGGTCCTTGGGATGTCGAGCGTTTCGCCAAGCTCTATCCGCAGACGCTGTCGCGCATTGAAGTCGGGCCGATGGTCGCACGGGCTGCGTCAGGCGGCCCGGGCTCGACCTTCTCCGACAGCAAGGGCGTGGTGATCTTCAAGACTAGCCTGGTGGCGCGCGAGGCGTTCGCGTTTCTCGCCTGGGTGCTGGGCGAGGAGGATCTCAACCTGCTCTGGCTGCGGCGTACCGGCTTGTCGCCGGCGCGCGGCGACTTGCTCGATAATCCGCGCTTCGCCGATTACTACCGCACCAGCCCGATCGCCCGTGCCTATGCCGAACATGTGGCGAGCGCGCGGCCGCCAGCCTTGTCGGAGCACACCATCGACATCCAGAAGATCATGACCGCGAAGCTCGTCGAACCGCTGATGACCGGGCAGCAGCGCCCGGCTGCGGCACTGGCGCAGGCGGTTGCGCAGACGAACAAGATGCTCGCGGTGCGGATGTGA
- a CDS encoding carbohydrate ABC transporter permease, with amino-acid sequence MSGRPRFRREAAVGLALAGVYLLFAAIFWAYPFFWLAKLSVTQWRFFDEPVFTGAHNLVTSVQDPQFLQALWNVLRFLAMYVPIALGGALLVAFGLQHVGRGRAFIALCFLLSNVSSGVALSLVFTKIFSSTGPLNSLIFDGTGIRIPWTNHPTLAMLAIALVVAWKFVGYYGLILYSGLLAVPKEIYDAARLDHASPLTRLVRITLPMINPQLMMVLVFAILVSFGLFTEPFLITGGGPGDSTVTPQMMIYETAFRRLQPSHAAMMSILVSLISYLLVVLARRLFERKVVLA; translated from the coding sequence GTGAGCGGGCGGCCGCGCTTCCGGCGCGAGGCGGCGGTGGGGCTGGCCCTCGCGGGCGTCTATCTGCTGTTCGCCGCGATCTTCTGGGCCTATCCGTTCTTCTGGCTCGCCAAGCTGTCCGTCACCCAGTGGCGCTTCTTCGACGAGCCGGTGTTCACCGGCGCGCACAATCTCGTGACCAGCGTGCAGGATCCGCAATTCCTCCAGGCGCTGTGGAACGTACTGCGATTTCTGGCGATGTATGTGCCGATCGCGCTCGGCGGCGCGCTGCTCGTCGCTTTCGGGCTCCAGCATGTCGGCCGCGGCAGGGCGTTCATCGCTTTGTGCTTCCTGCTTTCGAACGTCTCGTCGGGCGTCGCGCTCTCGCTGGTCTTCACCAAGATCTTCAGCTCGACCGGCCCGCTCAACAGCCTGATCTTCGATGGGACCGGAATCCGCATCCCCTGGACCAACCATCCGACACTGGCAATGCTGGCGATCGCGCTGGTCGTCGCGTGGAAATTCGTCGGCTATTACGGCCTGATCCTTTACTCTGGACTGTTGGCGGTCCCGAAGGAAATCTACGATGCGGCGCGGCTCGATCATGCCTCGCCGCTCACCCGGCTGGTGCGCATCACCCTGCCGATGATCAACCCGCAGCTGATGATGGTGCTGGTCTTCGCGATCCTGGTGTCGTTCGGGCTGTTTACCGAGCCGTTTCTGATCACCGGCGGCGGCCCTGGCGACAGCACGGTCACGCCGCAGATGATGATCTACGAGACGGCGTTCCGCCGGCTCCAGCCCAGCCACGCCGCGATGATGAGCATCCTCGTGTCGCTGATCAGCTATCTGCTGGTGGTGCTCGCCCGGCGGTTGTTCGAGAGAAAGGTGGTGCTCGCATGA
- a CDS encoding carbohydrate ABC transporter permease, whose translation MIEQLRAIVRTRSIGGWAMTLAIYALALTWLYPFAWMVAASLKPTAQIYTTGLFEGDFTLENFRFLFATADKLDRPFLQALAISAVVTLSVTASVLLSSAFIAFALARLRFPGRGLFGSFLLLQMVVPTTMFILPLFVLVKQLGLLNSLGALILPSMMSGWGIYMMSQSFKSMPEDYFDAARLDGASLWQTVMKVVVPLNKSIIAIVALFTFTGTWDNFLWPLIVISDVERMPLSVLLATFSKQYGGYAGPVMAGAVLQTLPLVLLFVLFRRHFLQGMSLTLK comes from the coding sequence ATGATCGAACAATTGCGCGCGATCGTCCGCACGCGAAGCATCGGCGGCTGGGCGATGACGCTCGCCATCTATGCGCTGGCGCTGACCTGGCTGTACCCCTTCGCCTGGATGGTTGCAGCGTCGCTCAAGCCCACCGCGCAAATCTACACGACCGGCCTGTTCGAGGGCGACTTCACGCTGGAGAATTTCCGGTTTCTCTTTGCGACTGCGGACAAGCTCGACCGCCCCTTCCTGCAGGCGCTCGCGATCTCTGCCGTCGTCACGCTCAGCGTGACGGCTTCGGTGCTGCTCTCTTCGGCATTCATCGCCTTCGCGCTCGCCCGGCTGCGCTTTCCGGGGCGCGGCCTGTTCGGCAGCTTCCTGTTGCTCCAGATGGTCGTGCCGACGACGATGTTCATCCTGCCGCTGTTCGTGCTGGTCAAACAGCTGGGCCTGCTCAACTCTCTCGGCGCGCTGATCCTGCCCTCGATGATGTCGGGCTGGGGCATCTACATGATGTCGCAATCGTTCAAGTCGATGCCCGAGGACTATTTCGACGCCGCCCGGCTCGATGGAGCAAGCCTGTGGCAGACGGTGATGAAGGTCGTGGTGCCGCTCAACAAGTCGATCATCGCGATCGTCGCTCTGTTCACCTTTACCGGTACCTGGGATAACTTCCTGTGGCCATTGATCGTCATTTCCGACGTGGAACGAATGCCGCTGTCGGTGTTACTTGCGACCTTCAGCAAGCAATATGGTGGCTATGCCGGCCCAGTGATGGCCGGTGCCGTCCTCCAGACCCTGCCTCTGGTGCTGCTCTTCGTGCTGTTTCGCCGCCACTTCCTGCAAGGCATGTCGCTGACGCTGAAGTGA
- a CDS encoding alpha/beta fold hydrolase, translated as MATSRIHRRSIPAGARIDRWTAPDGWEHRVFDWRADGAARGSILFQGGRGDIFEKYLESFAHWHAAGWNITSFDWRGQGGSGRLTPAKNCGHIEHYADYVRDLGDFWAGWAPGNPGPRVAMGHSMGGHLVLRGLVEGVIAPDAAVLVAPMLGFKPGIFGPFAERAARLLGGLGNPARPAWKGNEKPYTTETRASLLTHDPDRYADEIWWQTHDPSILTGPPSWRWVIEGFRSMRELAADPRLAQMRVPTLMLVAEHDGLIDGRAALALAPTLSDVHLVRFGKESAHEILREVDAVRDRALGEIDAFLEKRAPQA; from the coding sequence ATGGCAACTTCCCGTATACACCGCCGTTCCATTCCCGCCGGCGCCCGCATCGACCGCTGGACTGCGCCCGATGGCTGGGAGCATCGAGTATTCGACTGGCGCGCCGACGGGGCGGCACGTGGCTCGATCCTCTTCCAGGGCGGGCGAGGCGACATTTTCGAGAAATATCTGGAGAGCTTCGCGCATTGGCATGCGGCAGGCTGGAACATCACATCGTTCGACTGGCGCGGGCAGGGCGGCTCGGGCCGGCTCACGCCCGCGAAGAACTGCGGCCATATCGAGCACTATGCCGATTATGTCCGCGACCTGGGCGATTTCTGGGCGGGGTGGGCGCCGGGCAACCCGGGGCCGCGCGTCGCGATGGGCCATTCGATGGGCGGCCATCTGGTGCTGCGCGGCCTGGTCGAAGGCGTGATCGCACCCGACGCCGCCGTGCTCGTCGCGCCGATGCTGGGGTTCAAGCCCGGGATCTTCGGCCCCTTCGCCGAACGCGCGGCGCGGCTGCTCGGCGGCCTCGGCAATCCCGCGCGCCCGGCCTGGAAGGGCAACGAGAAGCCCTATACCACCGAGACCCGCGCGTCGCTGCTCACCCATGATCCCGATCGCTATGCCGACGAGATCTGGTGGCAGACGCACGATCCGTCGATCCTTACCGGCCCGCCGAGCTGGCGCTGGGTGATCGAGGGCTTCCGCTCGATGCGCGAGCTTGCCGCCGATCCGCGGCTCGCCCAGATGCGCGTGCCGACGCTGATGCTGGTCGCCGAGCATGACGGGCTGATCGACGGGCGGGCCGCACTTGCACTCGCCCCGACCCTTTCCGACGTCCATCTGGTGCGCTTCGGCAAGGAGAGCGCGCACGAGATCCTGCGCGAGGTCGATGCGGTGCGCGACCGTGCGCTTGGCGAGATCGATGCGTTTCTCGAGAAACGAGCACCGCAGGCGTGA